From the genome of Mycoplasmopsis bovis PG45:
TGTTTTAGATAAAGTAAAAGGTTTTAAAGGCGATCAAGATGCTCATGAAGCTATTAGGCCCACTGATATAACTCTTTTACCTGATGAAGCTAAAAATAAATATGATCTAAATAATTATGACTACCAAATTTATAAATTAATTTACGAGCACACACTTATGTGTTTAATAACTCCGCCATTAAGAGCTAATAAAACATATAAGTTTTTAAAAGATAAATTGGACTTTAGACTAAATGTAAGTTGAGTGCTTTTTGATGGTTATTATGTAGTTAAAGGTGAAATGAATGAAAACTGCGATCCTGACTATAAAATAGGCCAAACGGTCAATGTTAAAGAGTTTAAAATTGAAAACAAAGAAACTAAACCGCCTGCTAGATATTCAGAAGGATCATTAATTGAAAAATTAGATGATATTAAAGTTGGGCGCCCTTCAACATTTGCTACAACTGTTAAAATAATTTTGAACAGAGAATATGTTAAGTCTGAAAATTCTGCCTTAGTTCCTACTGATTTTGGCAAATTAATTCTGGACAAATTAATTCAAGGTTTTCCAGATATTATTAATGAAGGTTATACTGCTGAAGTTGAAAATCAATTAGATCTTATCGCAACTAATAAAATCGCAGTACAACCAGTAATGGAAGACTTTTATAATAAATTTAAAAATAACTATGAGAATGCTGCACAAAACTTAGATCATACATCAATGAGTTTGCAAAAAGTTGATGAAACATGTCCAAATGACAACGGAAACCTAGTTATAAGAAGAAATAAAAGAGGGGATAAATTTATTGCCTGCGATAATTTCCCTAGATGTAACTTTACGAAAAGTTATGATGATGGATCTAACAAAAAGAGATTTTATAGAAAAAAAGTTAAATAAATTTATATCTATATATTTTACTTATTTTACTGTTTTATAAGCACAAATGTATATTTTGAATATGATAAAACTCACAGCTTAAACCTGTGAGTTTTTGAAATCCTCTTGATTATTGTTAATTAATAATGTGAGAAGAACTAAACATTATTTTGTTGCGTCAATGAAAATTTTCATCGCCTTATTATCAGATGCATTTAGGAAAGTGTCATATGCTTTCATCATATCAGATAAGTTAAATCTGTGAGTAATTAAGCCTTGAACAGGTAGTTTTCCGGTTGATACAGCGTTAATTAACATTGGAAGTGTGTTTGTGTTTACTAATCCTGTTGTAACTGTTAAGTTTTTAATTCATAACTCTTGAACGTTGAAGTCAACTTTTTTACCATGAACACCAACCACTGAGATGTTTCCACCGGCTTTAACTATTTTTTGACATGTGTCTCATGATTGTGGTACACCAACTGCTTCAATAGCAACATCAACACCGTCAGTACCAACAATTTCTTGTAATTTAGTTAATAATGTTTCATCAGGCACTAATGTGTGTGTTGCACCTAGTTTTTTCGCCATTTCTAAACGGTTTTTGTCAAAGTCAATCACAATTAAGTGCGCTGGAGAATATAGTTGTGCTGTTAGCAATGCACCCATACCAACTGGACCAGCGCCAACAATAGCTACTGACTTACCAGGAGCAACATTACCATATTGCACGCCAATTTCATGCCCAGTAGGGAGAGCATCAGATAGCATAACAGCAACTTCATCAGAAATTGATTCAGGGTATTTGTATAAACTATTATCTGCAAAAGGAACTCTTACATACTCAGCTTGTGTTCCATTAATCATATATCCGAATTTTCAACCACCTTCAGCTTCTCTACAGTGTGAGTATAGTTGTTGTCTACAATTATCACATTTGCCACAAGGTGTAACACAACCTATTAAAACTTTGTCTCCAACTTTAACATTTGAAACACTTGATCCGACTTCTTCAACAATTCCAATGCCTTCATGGCCTAAAATTCTTCCGTCAGCAACTTCTGGGTTTTTACCTTTATAAATACCTAGGTCTGTACCGCAAATTGTTGTTTTTGTCACTTTAACAATTGCATCTGTTGGCTTTAAAATAACTGGCTTGTCAACAGTTTCTAAGGCAATCTTATGATCGCCATGATAAACTAAAGCTTTCATTTTCATAAATAATAACCTCTTAAATAATTGTTTGTAATTATGATACACATTTTTGAGTCATATTTTACAATGAATAGGTACTTATAGTCATTTTAGTGGAAAATTGCATAAAAATTTCCTTATTAGAAAGCAACACAAAATTTGTTGATATTTTTGCTAAATATTTAATATTTAAAACACTACTAATCTTTTATATAAGTCATAAAATTTAATATTAGTATAAAATTACTATTATTATGAGTATGAATTTATTTAAGTCTACTGAAATGAGAATTGCTGAAAGAGTACTTAAAAAAATTAATCAATTTGAGCCACTTATTTCTAAATTAACTAATGAAGAATTAAAAAACAAAACAATTCAATATAGAGCCAGACTTGCCGAAGGCGAGTCATTAGATAAAATTAGACCTGAAGCTTTTGCAGTGTGTAGGGAAGCTACTAAAAGAATTTTAGGAAAAAGACCTTACGATGTACAAATGCTAGGAGGTGTTTTACTAGATCTAGGTTCTATTGCTGAAATGAAAACTGGTGAAGGTAAAACCATTACTTCTATTGCACCAGTATATTTGAATGCACTTAGTGGCAAGGGTGCTATTGTTTCAACAGTTAATGAATACTTAGCACAACGTGATGCCGAAGAAATGGGGCAAGTTTTTACATTTTTAGGCCTTAGTGTTGGCATTAATAGAGCACAAATGGATCCTAGCTTAAAAAGAGAGGCATATGCTTGTGATATTACATACTCTATTCACTCTGAACTAGGTTTTGACTACCTAAGAGATAATATGGCTTCTAGCATTGAAGAAAAAGTGCAAAGAGGCTTGCATTTTTGCTTAACTGACGAAGCTGATTCTATATTAATTGATGAAGCTAAGACACCTTTAATTATTTCAGGCGGACAATCTGAAGATTCAAATGTTTATTTAGCATCTGATCAATTTGTGAGAACATTAGACGAAAATGACTATGAAATAGATGAAGAAACTAAAGCCATATCCCTAACTTTTAATGGTGTGCAAAAAGCTAATAGATTCTTTAACTTTGATAATTTATATGACATTAAAAACTCAGAAATAGTACACCGGATTCAAAATGCACTCAGGGCTCACAAAGTTATGAAAAATAATGTTGAGTACATTGTGAGAGATGGAAAGATTGAATTAGTCGATGCTTTTACTGGCCGGATAATGGAAGGAAGATCATATAGTGAAGGCTTACAACAAGCTATTCAAGCTAAAGAAATGGTTGAGATTGAGCCCGAAACTAAAACAATGGCTACAATTACCTACCAAAACTTTTTCCGTATGTTTGATAAGCTTTGCGGTATGACTGGTACAGCCAAAACAGAAGAGCAAGAATTCATTGATATTTACAATATGAGAGTCAATGTTGTTCCCACCAATAAGCCTGTAATTAGGCAAGATTTAAAAGATTCAATTTATGCATCATACCAAGCTAAGTGAATGGCTGTTGTTGAAAAAGTTAAAGAACTTTATGAAAAAGGACAGCCGGTTTTAGTCGGTACTGCCCAAATTGAAGATTCAGAATTATTACATGAATTACTCATAAATGCTGAAATTCCGCACACAGTACTTAACGCTAAGCAAAATGCTTCTGAAGCCGAAATTATTTCGCACGCTGGACAAGTAAAGGCTGTTACTATAGCAACAAATATGGCTGGTCGTGGTACCGACATTAAACCTAGTCCTGAAGCACTAGCTTTAGGTGGACTTTATGTGTTAGGAACTGATAAAGCTGAAAGTAGAAGAATTGACAACCAGTTACGTGGTCGTTCTGGTCGTCAAGGTGATCCAGGGGTGTCTAAATTCTTTCTTTCTATTGATGATCAACTTATGCGTAGATTTTCTAATTATGAAGAATTTAAAGAACAATTTAAAAACGATGGCGACAAGGAAGTAACTACAAAATCGCTTCTATATGGTTTTTCTGAAGCTCAAAAGAAAATTGAAGGATTTAACTATGACACTCGTAAGAATGTCTTGCACTATGATGATGTTATTCGTCAACAAAGAGACCTGTTTTATGCACAAAGAGATCTAATCTTAATAAATGATGATATTGAATTTGTTATTAACAGAATGATTAAAAGTAATGCTAATTCAATAGTCAATATGCCTAAATTTAAAGACAAGGGCAACATATTTAAATATCACGATTTTATTGAATACATCAATGAAACAATACTAGGCAAAACTATTAAAACCAAATTAATGTATGACGATATTAAAGACTTGCATGATAATGATTTATTGCAATACGTTAGTGATTTTCTTTTAGCTAGCTATCATAAATGAAGAGATAAGGCTTTGGATAATACTGACTTATCTTATGTAAGATGATATGAAAAAAACATTATATTAAGAATAATTGATAAGTATTGACAAAATCACATTGACACAATGGATAAATTAAGATCGCACACAAACTTGGTGCAGTATGCACAAAAAAATCCTTATCAAGTTTATACTCAAGAAGGAAGTAAAAAGTTTGATGAAATGCTCAGCAACATTGCTTATGATGCAATGACAGAAATCTTCAAAGACCGACTTGGAGCTGAAAGCTTAATAACTAGTGAAATGGAAAATGATCCTATTTTTAGACAGCTAGTTGACAACATAATTCTTGACGATATGCCTGATGATGAACGTGAAGAATTAATTGTAAATATGTACAAAAATGTTAAATCGCAAATAGAACAAAACATAAATGATGCTAATAGCTTAGAAAATGAATAATTTCAAGTCAAATTTATGTTTATCCTTATATTTTAGGCTTAAAATGAAATATAATTTAATAGCATATATAAAGGAGACATATGAGCGCTTTAGACAAAAAGCATGATAAAAAAGTAACTGTTTGACACGTTACACCTAAGGGTGATGTTTGACAAGTCAAAGGTTCAGGCGCCCTTCGTGCCACTAAAATTTTTAACACTCAAAAAGAAGCTATTGACTATGCTAATGAATTATCAAAAAGAAATAGTGGCTCAGTTTTAATTCATAGAACAACTGGTGAAGTTAGAGCTAGCATAAACAATAAAAATAAAGCAAAAGCAAAATAACTTTCTCCCAATAATGCTATAAAATAGACATAAAGAAAAATTAGTGCTGCTAATGCACTGATTTTTATTTCTAAGAAATTAAAAAGAGACAAATTTCTCTGTCTCTTTATCTTTTGACTCTTCTAACAATTAATCTGCCTATTATATTGATTAAAAGTATTGAGAAGCAACTTAATCATACATAAGAAAGTGCAATTCCAGGTTGGTAGCTTCTTGTGTCTAGATATTTATTTATATTTCTTCCAATGTGTAATTCTTGGTTGGCTAAAACATAATAAGTGATTGAATTTCTAAATATTAATTCAAAGTAGAAAATGGTCATTGATATAAAATCTACTTTTATTGCTGGAAGGACATATTTAAGAAAAATTTGATTGTTGGTATAACCTTGCATTCGCATATTATTTATTATTTCGATGTCTAGATTATCAACAACTTCCGTGAGCTGTTTAGACTGTGAACACATTTGATGGATACTAACAACTAGCATTAATAATGTTATAGGACTAGGAAAAATATTAAAGAATGTATAAAACAATACTGTAGTTGGAATTAATCTTACTAAAACATTTAATGAACGTGCTGTTGCAGCAACATATAACCTGTTTAGATTTAAAGACTGAAGTCTAATTGAAATAATAGTCAGAACAATACAAATGAATAGGGAAGCGAAAGAAAATTGTAATGAATTTCAAATAAGTAATATTGGATTATGATGAACGTCAGTACTTTTAAAACTAAAGTGAGAAAAATCAGGATTAAATACGTGTTTAAAAAACTCTTTAGTGGCATCCAAATTATGAATTTTGATGCTAGTTGTGGCAAATGTAACAATTGAAACAGTCGCAAAAAGTACGAATATTAGAATAATTATTATTCTTCTAACATTTGCTTTTTTTGAAAGTCTGTTGTAATAAGAAGCCTTGGTTTCATCTTTTTTAGGCAAAATGACTTTTGTTTTTGCTTCGAATAAATACCGCTTAAAAATATAATTAAGCACTTCTAAAAGCAAAACAAACACCATTAGCACTAAAAGCGGAATACCTAGCTCATTGAAATATGTAATTTGCTTTGATGCATAATAAATTAACTTACCAATACCTGGTAATGTAAGGGCACCTAAAATAGATGCTCATCTCATATTGGATTCAAATGAAAAGATAAACAATGCAATTATTCTGTTTTTAACTCTTGGATAAATTTCCTTGAAAAAAGCCTTTGTTTTTGAATTACCTTGCATTAGAGAAATTTTATAAGCTTCTAGGTCAACAGAAACTAATAATTCTTCATAATACTTATGCAACCATAGTCATGTGAATCATATATAAACTAACAATAAGCTTAGTTCATTCTGAATGCTAAGAATGAAAAGCTGAATAAAAACTAATTCAGGTATAGAACGCAAAATTAGCATTATGGCAAACACTAAAAAAGCACTATATTTATTAGTTGGTGTAGCAAAAGAGAAGTACGCAGTAACCAAAGAGAGAACGAATCCAATAAAAGTTCCTGTGAGTGCTAACTTGATAGTCACTCACAACACTTTCATTGTCTCTATAAATAGGTTTTCATAATTACCGTCAAATCTGCCTGTTCTTTCAGTATATTTATTTCCAAAAGAAAACAAGAGTTTTAATTTTTTGGCTACATCATTAAAATTAGAAATTTTTATATTTCCTGATAAAGCATATATTGAATATAGACAAACTGCTATGAAGGCTATAAACAAGAGATGAAAGTAAACTGGATGTGTCTTTCAACTTGTTGCTGTATTTGATTTTTTATTTATATAACGAAATCTAAAAAATGTCGATTCTTTGACTAAGTCTTTGTTTCAATTATTTGATTTAACTCACATTGCTCAACATCTTTAGTTAATTTATCAAATACAATAGTTTTGTTTTTAATAGCTATAACTCTGTCAAAATTTTTTTTAACTAAACCTAGGTCATGAATATTGACAATTATAGTTTTGCCTTGTTTAGAGATTTCTCTTAGTATTGCTAAAACTTCTAAACTATTCTGACGATCTAAGTTTGAAGTTGGCTCATCAGCTAAAATTAAGTCAACATTTTTGACTAATAGTTTAGCTATTTCGACTCTTTGCTGCTGACCGCCGCTAAGGTCGCTAACCTTATAGAAAGCTTTATCTAAAATTCCTAATTCATCTAATTTTGAGAAAATATTAATTTTCTGTTTTTTAGTAATTATGCTGAACAGTTTATAAAATCAATTTTCATATTGTGAAATTGACCTAATAATGTTGTTATAAACATTTTCAGTATTAATTAAATTGGGCTTTTGTGTTAAAAATCCAATTCGAGACATAATCTTCTTTTTTTGTCTTTTAAGAAATAGCTTTTTGCTATTAAAAATACATTTTTTAGTTTTGCTATTTGGATTTTTATTCTCATCATCCACAGATTCAGAAAAATGATTATCAGGAGCAAGGTTAGAATCATAACTACTTTTATTATCTAATTTTTTGTGCGTCTTTGTAAGCTTATTGTCTGTTAATTTGTTATCTTTTACACTTGTTTTATAGATGTTTTGGCCAAAAATCTTTATCTCGCCTTTTGAAACATTTATTGCATTAACTAAGACCTTAAATAGTGTACTTTTTCCTACACCACTAGGCCCTATAATGGCTATAAATTCACCTTCATTAACATCTAAATTTAAATTCTCTAGTATGAAATCGCTTTTCTTATTATACTTAGCGTAAATTCCTTTTAATTCAATAACTTTAGACATTATTATGCTTTAGGCGAAACAACCTTTAAGCCTTCAAAGTCTTGTTTTGATTCCGCACGAACTTGGAACTTAGTTAATATTTCTAATAATTCCTTGTTTAATGGTTGGAATTTATTGTAACCAGTGTAAATACCATATGTGTTTTCTGTTAATGACAATGATTGTAATGCTTTAGAAATTAAGTTAACTTGAGTGTTGGATAGCCCAACTCTAGCTAATACCATATCATATGGTGCAGGGTTTGTTAGTGTAAGAACTCTAACAACATCATTTTCTGCATCATCATATGACTTGCCTTCATTAAATTTAGATGGTCTATATTTAGTTGAAGTTTTTTTAGA
Proteins encoded in this window:
- a CDS encoding zinc-dependent alcohol dehydrogenase family protein, with protein sequence MKMKALVYHGDHKIALETVDKPVILKPTDAIVKVTKTTICGTDLGIYKGKNPEVADGRILGHEGIGIVEEVGSSVSNVKVGDKVLIGCVTPCGKCDNCRQQLYSHCREAEGGWKFGYMINGTQAEYVRVPFADNSLYKYPESISDEVAVMLSDALPTGHEIGVQYGNVAPGKSVAIVGAGPVGMGALLTAQLYSPAHLIVIDFDKNRLEMAKKLGATHTLVPDETLLTKLQEIVGTDGVDVAIEAVGVPQSWDTCQKIVKAGGNISVVGVHGKKVDFNVQELWIKNLTVTTGLVNTNTLPMLINAVSTGKLPVQGLITHRFNLSDMMKAYDTFLNASDNKAMKIFIDATK
- the secA gene encoding preprotein translocase subunit SecA, translating into MNLFKSTEMRIAERVLKKINQFEPLISKLTNEELKNKTIQYRARLAEGESLDKIRPEAFAVCREATKRILGKRPYDVQMLGGVLLDLGSIAEMKTGEGKTITSIAPVYLNALSGKGAIVSTVNEYLAQRDAEEMGQVFTFLGLSVGINRAQMDPSLKREAYACDITYSIHSELGFDYLRDNMASSIEEKVQRGLHFCLTDEADSILIDEAKTPLIISGGQSEDSNVYLASDQFVRTLDENDYEIDEETKAISLTFNGVQKANRFFNFDNLYDIKNSEIVHRIQNALRAHKVMKNNVEYIVRDGKIELVDAFTGRIMEGRSYSEGLQQAIQAKEMVEIEPETKTMATITYQNFFRMFDKLCGMTGTAKTEEQEFIDIYNMRVNVVPTNKPVIRQDLKDSIYASYQAKWMAVVEKVKELYEKGQPVLVGTAQIEDSELLHELLINAEIPHTVLNAKQNASEAEIISHAGQVKAVTIATNMAGRGTDIKPSPEALALGGLYVLGTDKAESRRIDNQLRGRSGRQGDPGVSKFFLSIDDQLMRRFSNYEEFKEQFKNDGDKEVTTKSLLYGFSEAQKKIEGFNYDTRKNVLHYDDVIRQQRDLFYAQRDLILINDDIEFVINRMIKSNANSIVNMPKFKDKGNIFKYHDFIEYINETILGKTIKTKLMYDDIKDLHDNDLLQYVSDFLLASYHKWRDKALDNTDLSYVRWYEKNIILRIIDKYWQNHIDTMDKLRSHTNLVQYAQKNPYQVYTQEGSKKFDEMLSNIAYDAMTEIFKDRLGAESLITSEMENDPIFRQLVDNIILDDMPDDEREELIVNMYKNVKSQIEQNINDANSLENE
- a CDS encoding DUF2188 domain-containing protein, translated to MSALDKKHDKKVTVWHVTPKGDVWQVKGSGALRATKIFNTQKEAIDYANELSKRNSGSVLIHRTTGEVRASINNKNKAKAK
- a CDS encoding ABC transporter permease subunit; this encodes MWVKSNNWNKDLVKESTFFRFRYINKKSNTATSWKTHPVYFHLLFIAFIAVCLYSIYALSGNIKISNFNDVAKKLKLLFSFGNKYTERTGRFDGNYENLFIETMKVLWVTIKLALTGTFIGFVLSLVTAYFSFATPTNKYSAFLVFAIMLILRSIPELVFIQLFILSIQNELSLLLVYIWFTWLWLHKYYEELLVSVDLEAYKISLMQGNSKTKAFFKEIYPRVKNRIIALFIFSFESNMRWASILGALTLPGIGKLIYYASKQITYFNELGIPLLVLMVFVLLLEVLNYIFKRYLFEAKTKVILPKKDETKASYYNRLSKKANVRRIIIILIFVLFATVSIVTFATTSIKIHNLDATKEFFKHVFNPDFSHFSFKSTDVHHNPILLIWNSLQFSFASLFICIVLTIISIRLQSLNLNRLYVAATARSLNVLVRLIPTTVLFYTFFNIFPSPITLLMLVVSIHQMCSQSKQLTEVVDNLDIEIINNMRMQGYTNNQIFLKYVLPAIKVDFISMTIFYFELIFRNSITYYVLANQELHIGRNINKYLDTRSYQPGIALSYVWLSCFSILLINIIGRLIVRRVKR
- a CDS encoding ATP-binding cassette domain-containing protein is translated as MSKVIELKGIYAKYNKKSDFILENLNLDVNEGEFIAIIGPSGVGKSTLFKVLVNAINVSKGEIKIFGQNIYKTSVKDNKLTDNKLTKTHKKLDNKSSYDSNLAPDNHFSESVDDENKNPNSKTKKCIFNSKKLFLKRQKKKIMSRIGFLTQKPNLINTENVYNNIIRSISQYENWFYKLFSIITKKQKINIFSKLDELGILDKAFYKVSDLSGGQQQRVEIAKLLVKNVDLILADEPTSNLDRQNSLEVLAILREISKQGKTIIVNIHDLGLVKKNFDRVIAIKNKTIVFDKLTKDVEQCELNQIIETKT